Proteins encoded in a region of the Stieleria neptunia genome:
- a CDS encoding redoxin domain-containing protein: MSSPPVSFRLPNSTRTLSGLPLVALLSGLLSGLLSGLLVAPPALAADRDQPLAVGDKAPDFELPIQGQNAYVTLSQLNEQGPVVVVVLRGYPGYQCTICKRQVGSIINRAKALSAALGGKPNRVVLVYPGNESNAELDRLAKQFIGGRRIPDPLVMVRDPGMEMVQSWGLRWDVPRETAYPAAYVIGAGRRVEWAKVSDSHAGRASVEDILKAVKNL, encoded by the coding sequence ATGAGTTCACCACCCGTTTCATTCAGGCTTCCAAATTCCACTCGCACGCTCTCCGGCCTACCGCTCGTCGCACTTCTCAGTGGGCTACTCAGCGGGCTACTCAGTGGCCTGCTGGTTGCCCCACCGGCGTTGGCGGCAGACCGTGACCAACCACTTGCCGTCGGCGACAAGGCGCCTGATTTCGAATTGCCGATTCAGGGACAGAACGCCTACGTGACGCTCTCGCAGTTGAACGAGCAGGGTCCGGTGGTGGTCGTCGTCCTGCGGGGCTATCCGGGATACCAGTGTACGATTTGCAAACGACAAGTCGGCAGCATCATCAATCGAGCCAAGGCACTCTCCGCGGCATTGGGTGGCAAACCGAATCGTGTGGTGCTGGTCTATCCCGGCAATGAATCCAATGCGGAACTGGATCGACTTGCCAAGCAATTCATCGGTGGGCGGAGGATCCCCGATCCGCTGGTGATGGTCCGCGACCCGGGAATGGAGATGGTCCAATCCTGGGGACTTCGTTGGGACGTACCTCGCGAGACCGCCTATCCGGCGGCTTACGTGATCGGTGCGGGACGGCGCGTCGAATGGGCCAAAGTCAGCGATTCACACGCCGGTCGCGCCTCGGTCGAAGACATCTTGAAGGCGGTCAAGAATCTTTAG
- a CDS encoding rhomboid family intramembrane serine protease produces MGLYERDYGREDESPWDRHLRSQSQLPKSMTVILVIITVAVFLVDVFTAKAVGQGVTVSRLMPWFGCWKETLLQPWMWHQFLSYGFLHSLETPFHVGFNMFGLFIFGRSVEDRMGRYEFLRVYLVSMFLGGVAGCLTYWVMGVPSGVVIGASGAVSAVTILFACYYPDANILLMFVFPVKAWVVAVFFVISNLFGSLSMLSGPVGQDSGGTAFTVHLAGIAFALAYHYQRWNLSWLDLSKYRNRVGRSVKRTKLKLHDPDAKLRQEEDDVDRILAKIHASGEASLTRAERRTLERHSRRKRENRS; encoded by the coding sequence ATGGGATTGTACGAACGTGATTACGGCCGCGAGGATGAATCGCCCTGGGATCGGCACCTGCGGTCACAATCCCAGTTGCCCAAGAGCATGACGGTCATCTTGGTGATCATCACCGTGGCGGTGTTTCTGGTCGACGTTTTCACGGCCAAAGCGGTCGGGCAAGGCGTCACGGTCAGCCGCTTGATGCCCTGGTTCGGATGCTGGAAAGAAACGCTGCTGCAACCCTGGATGTGGCACCAGTTCCTGTCCTACGGGTTTCTGCACTCACTCGAGACGCCGTTCCACGTCGGATTCAACATGTTTGGTCTGTTCATCTTCGGCCGGTCGGTCGAAGATCGGATGGGCCGCTACGAATTTCTGCGGGTTTACCTGGTTTCGATGTTTCTGGGCGGTGTCGCGGGCTGCCTGACGTACTGGGTGATGGGCGTGCCATCGGGCGTTGTCATCGGTGCCAGCGGCGCGGTCAGTGCCGTGACGATCCTGTTCGCCTGCTATTACCCCGACGCGAACATCCTGTTGATGTTTGTTTTTCCGGTCAAAGCTTGGGTGGTCGCCGTTTTCTTTGTGATCAGCAACCTGTTCGGGTCTTTGTCGATGCTGTCCGGACCGGTGGGCCAAGACAGTGGCGGGACCGCATTCACCGTCCACTTGGCCGGAATCGCATTTGCCTTGGCGTACCACTACCAACGCTGGAATCTGAGCTGGCTTGATCTGTCCAAGTACCGAAATCGCGTCGGCCGATCGGTCAAACGGACCAAGCTGAAACTGCACGACCCCGACGCCAAACTGCGTCAGGAAGAAGACGACGTGGACCGCATCCTGGCCAAAATCCATGCTTCCGGTGAAGCCAGCCTGACGCGGGCCGAACGACGCACCCTGGAACGACACAGTCGCCGGAAACGCGAAAACCGCAGCTGA
- a CDS encoding NAD(P)/FAD-dependent oxidoreductase, giving the protein MIPALAATTTRHQASQERWDAVIVGAGIAGSLSALGLARRGRNVLLIERATFPRHKVCGACLNGDAIAGLRSAGVWDKIEALGGHWLNQYSIRSGLNRANLELPGGHAVSRFAMDHALAESAIAAGAQFLSDTAVTIGNDSPDSPTRSLQDNDGHRYQASVLIAANGLASKPASGDPDDRLVVPADSRIGLGAHWTQLDDPREPMHLSSGVIYMAIAETGYVGLVVTENQVINLAAAVDRAAVQTSGPAQVCHQILHSCGWDLAKQLQSTHFRGTPNLTRRRKIAGGHRLFYVGDSSGYVEPFTGEGMAWAIRAGLAVVPRVDAAIDRWRPDFPQRWTDDLKQTLGKQQRRCRMISRLLRHPVLVRHSVGALSRFPRLGQFAVQQIHRERPVDGSPPIGGE; this is encoded by the coding sequence GCGGGGCCGCAACGTCTTGCTGATCGAACGAGCGACATTCCCGCGTCACAAGGTTTGCGGCGCCTGTCTCAACGGCGACGCCATCGCCGGACTGCGCAGCGCCGGGGTCTGGGACAAAATCGAAGCACTCGGCGGGCACTGGCTGAATCAGTACAGCATTCGAAGCGGATTGAACCGGGCGAACTTAGAACTGCCCGGCGGCCATGCGGTTTCGCGTTTCGCGATGGACCACGCCTTGGCCGAGTCCGCGATTGCGGCCGGGGCACAGTTTTTGAGCGACACGGCGGTCACGATCGGCAACGACTCGCCCGACAGTCCGACGCGTTCGCTGCAGGACAACGACGGCCACCGCTATCAGGCTTCGGTCTTGATCGCCGCCAACGGACTGGCCAGCAAACCGGCCTCGGGTGATCCCGACGACCGGCTGGTCGTGCCGGCGGACTCGCGGATCGGTTTGGGCGCCCATTGGACGCAATTGGACGACCCGCGAGAACCGATGCATTTGTCCAGCGGCGTGATTTACATGGCGATCGCGGAAACCGGATACGTCGGCTTGGTGGTCACGGAGAACCAGGTCATCAATCTGGCCGCCGCGGTGGATCGGGCCGCCGTCCAGACGTCCGGCCCGGCCCAGGTCTGTCATCAAATCCTGCATTCGTGCGGCTGGGATCTGGCCAAGCAGCTGCAATCGACACATTTCCGAGGAACACCGAACCTGACGCGTCGCCGCAAGATCGCGGGGGGGCACCGCCTGTTCTATGTCGGTGATTCGTCCGGTTACGTCGAACCGTTTACCGGGGAAGGCATGGCGTGGGCGATCCGCGCGGGGTTGGCCGTCGTGCCCCGGGTGGATGCCGCAATCGACCGCTGGAGACCGGATTTTCCGCAGCGCTGGACCGACGATTTGAAACAGACCTTGGGAAAGCAGCAGCGACGGTGCCGGATGATCTCCCGGTTGCTCCGCCACCCGGTGCTGGTGCGTCACAGCGTCGGCGCCCTGTCTCGATTCCCCCGATTGGGCCAATTTGCCGTCCAGCAGATCCATCGCGAGCGGCCTGTCGACGGAAGCCCGCCGATCGGGGGCGAGTGA